Below is a window of Manis javanica isolate MJ-LG chromosome 2, MJ_LKY, whole genome shotgun sequence DNA.
AATAGAATCCTAAATGGTCTTTCTGCTTCTATTTTTGTCTCTTCAGTCCATTCTCCATCAGGTATCTAGAATGATCTTTAAACATTTCTGATCACATCATTCCTCTGCTTAAAACTCTTCAGTGGTTTCCTGTACTTAGAATAAAATGTCAGTTCCTCATCATGGCCTACAAGATTTTGTATGTTCTGGCCTCTCTCAGATTTCATTCACTTCCTGCCACTCTTTGCTTAGCCCTCTGTACCCCACGCACActggcttttttcatttccttgaacAGGCCAAACTTTCTTCCTCATGGCCTTACACGTATTATTTCCCTCTGCTTGGAGTGCTCCCCTTTTCTTTATGTCTCAGTTTAAATGTTACTTCCTCAGTTTGAGAGACCTCTTCTGACTCTATCCAAGTTAAGTGTGTCATTCCTATCCATGTTGCCTGCATCTCATTAGGGTTTCTCAAAgcactttattcttttatttcatagtattataatttacaattatttatttgtttattgtgaaACCATTTACATTAGGAACCTTAACTGTAGAAATCATGTCTGTTTTTCCACTGCTGAGTTGCCAGCATCCAGTTcatagtaggagctcaatatatatttttaagtgtaacCTTAACACACAGTATAGATGTCCTTTAATAAGACATAAATTCTTTAGTGACCTTCAGAATTAAGTCCAGATTTCTTAGGATGGCATACAAGGCCCTTTATGATCTGGTCCTTGCTCATCTCTCAACTTTATCTGTCACTGCCGGGTTATCTTTAACTTTAATATTGGTGCCTATGCACTCTCTGTTCCCTTTCCCTGAAATGCCCTGTAAGGATGGTTTAAACTTCAGTTGTAATGAGCCTCATACTGAACTCTGACTCTGCAGAGTCAGCTCACAATTAAGTTAGGCTTACGACTAAAGACAAAATTCTCCAGTGGCTTTGACCTGTTTTAGAGCATCTTAGGAGTGAGGGATAGTTTTGCCCTGAACTAAAATGAAATCGGTAGAAAACTGGTATTTGGTTTGTTACTAGAACTAGTTTGATTACATTTTGATGACCCTGGATTCTGAAACAGCACTGTTCACTGAGGGAAGCCTTGGACATGATTTCATTCCATTTGGATATCCTGAGTTTCTCATGGCTTGTAAAATAATAGCATCCTTTTCCTTTTAGAACTTGTTTTCACAAAATTTGGGGAGAACTTTGTAGTGTTACTTATTGGTAGTGTAGACTAACTAGAGAGTAACTTAACAAGGTCATTATATTTACATGTACTTATAAAGTAATACCTTATTTGATTCATATAATTCACATAATACTTTGACTTCAGCATTTGAATGCTCACAGTTCAGCAATAAGTAGTGAAGAATGCTGGTGGTTCTAGTGATTAGTTGAGCCATTCTTCTAGTAGGAACTCCAGATAAAACATTTGTTCCTTCTCTCAGAGAAAGTTATCATCATCAAATAGCATCTTATAACATCTAAGTACTAGTGGTAGTTAAGGGGTGTTAGTCTCTTTTTGAAAATGATCAAACTGAGACATAGACTTTGTGAATTATGCAGTTCACTTGTGACATTAGAGTCAAACCTTTtatctgaaaacaaaagaaaacttgataACATAGCATGGGTTAACccttttaataagaaaattcagACCTTTtgatagatagtaaagaagcttttcTTGTGTTAATCTCATGGTGTCAGTCAAGCTGTTAATTTCTGGTGGTTATTGTTTTACCagtcacttaatttttttccatctgtTCTCTTTAATACACTTAGTGAAATGCCCTTTTTCTCCTCAACTGCCAActctgttttttttccagtttggagaAACAactgacatacatcactgtataagtttaagacaTGCAGCATGATGGTCTGACTTAACGTATATTGTACCACAGTAGGTTCTGCTAACATATgtcttatacatttatttttctagttgCAGCTTCCAGCTGTGAACTTCCACCACTGTTCACCTAGCTCCTCACCTCTTCTTTGTGTCTCTTTGGCAATGTGGGCTTTCTTGTCATAGCCCTGATCACCCGATGCTTTAACTATTTACCCTTTTCTCTGTTAGACTGTGCCATTCTGGAGGGTAGAGGTTGTATTTTTTATCACTATATCCCTGTATTCCTCTTGTGCCCCTAAGCATCTCAACCTAGGATTTCAGTTTGTTGTTCTACAGACCCTAACCCTATCCTTTATTCTAGACCCTAGTACAAGGaaggtgctaaataaatgtttgctaatgGAAATTATTTTGCCTTAATCCTAAAACTTGTATACTTTCAGACTcgtaaaaaacaaaaggaagatgTGGACGTTGTAGGAGGCAGTGATGGAGAAGGTGCCATTGGGCTCAGCAGTGACTCCAAGAGCCGGGAACAAATGATTAATGATAGAATAGGTTATAAACCCCAACCCAAGCCCAACAATCGTTCATCTCAATTTGGAAGTTTTGAATTTTAGAGGTGGATTATTTTGCATGCTGGAGCCctggaatggagtaaaatgttggcGGAAGTGCAAACAAGATTTAGAGAATCAAGTGCTTGCTATCAAGCAGAATTTTTACCTCCTATTGAGAGAAATAATTTTGCATGAGATTACTATTGCTTAACATTCATTAAGCTGAAATCCAAACTCTAGTTTGTCTCTGGAAACTTTGACTCTACAAAACttgtctgatttttgtttttaaaaataaatatatttttggaaaactgtgcAACATCCTTAATAAGAGTATAATGTAGCACTGTTAACCCCCAGACTTTAAAAGGTAATTGCTACAAGAGGTagcataattcatttttattgaaagaCCCTAAAACTAAGCACAGAACCCTTCTGGTTGATCCCTGTCACtgactttaactcacttattcaaccagtatttactgagtgtcttgtcatgtgccaggtactattctagTCACTCAGTAACATcagtaaacaaaatcaaaagtccCTGCCCTTGTGGAGATTAGATTTTTGTGATTTTATGTAAATTTGATCAAGTTGtacatttccagaatctgtttATGGAATAGATTTGTAACAGTTTGGGTATAATTTGGATGGAGGCAAAGTACTAGCAATGCTCCTGCAGTATTGCCGTCattcctattttccttcctttcccagctTGTCTAAGAATTTTTGCCACCAGGAGCCAATCTGGAGGCAGCTCAGAGGGTAATTTAGAATCATGTCCTGTTGTTTTCACCATTACTTCAACTACAGGGAAGTACCAACTATGGTGGAAAGCAGCTCTGGAGTCATTGGTTCTAAAGGGATCCTTAGTAGGATTTCACCCAGCTTTTCTGGGGTAGTTTTAAGTCTGGGTTCTAAGAATATGGGAGAAGCAGAGACAGAAGAGGGTATTAGTTTCCCTTCTTCCCCCAAACATTGTTACAAAACCTTTATTCTTCCACTTTTATCTAGGATCTTCAATTCTGTTATCTTACAGTCTTAAAAACACAGCAAGTCAGACTCTAGACATTGAGTTGTATTGTCTTGTAGCTTGCAAAGGccaatatggaaatgcaaataaacaaagagaaagagaagactcTGCCTCAACTTCTGCCACTATGACTTTCCAGCATGAATAGGCATAGAAGCATGAAGACATTGTGCTTCATTTCTTCATTGtgtgtattttttccccattcttcCTAATAGTCAATAGTCAGAGAGCTGGGTGTGTAAGACACTGTGCTGAGTGTTTTATAcagatgatctcatttaatctttaactCCTATGAGaatatttatcttaattttaaaaggtgaaacTAATGCTCATCTATTAAGGGTTAGAGCTGAGACTGGAACCCAGGGAGACATTCCTGAACCCACGCTTCCAAACTTTCTTGCTATGCTGCTTTCTAAGTCTCCCACTATTAGGTCTAAGAATGGAAGTTTTCATGGGTAGAATGAGAGGCTGCTGTTTCAGTTCTCAGGAAATGTCCATGCTATTTCATTTATAAAGAAAGACAATTACAAGATTAGTAGATGAGCTTATTGCAGCTGTAACAAATCAGATGCATTGATTCTGCATTTCCTAGGCTGTCCATGCTTATTTCTGGATTTCCCAAACTCTAGAGAATGGTCAAATGCTTGTGAAGAGAAACCTGTATTCAAAAGAGCATACctttagccaagaaatggaagcaacctaaatgtccatcagtagatgagtggataaagaagatgtggtacagatacacaatggaatgttattcagccataagaagaaaacaaatcctaccatttgcaacaacatggatggaactagagggtattacgctcagtgaaataagccaggtggaaaaagacaagtatcaaatgatttcactcatatgtgcagtataagaacaaagaaaacaactaaaggaacaaaacagcagcagaatcacagaacccaagaatgaactaagttaccaaagggaaagggacggggaggatgggtgggaagggagggacaaggggggaaaagggggattacgattagcagacataatgtagtggggggcacggggagggctgtacaacacagagaagacaagtagtgattctatagcatcttactatgctgatggacagtgactgtaatggggtatgtggtggggac
It encodes the following:
- the CDC26 gene encoding anaphase-promoting complex subunit CDC26, with the protein product MLRRKPTRLELKLDDIEEFESIRKDLETRKKQKEDVDVVGGSDGEGAIGLSSDSKSREQMINDRIGYKPQPKPNNRSSQFGSFEF